CCCATCATCACTGGCCTTGCGGGGGCGAATCGGCGCCTATCCGGGGTTTCGAAACTCAGCGCTCACGCTGGATATCGAGTCGCCCGGCCTTGACCAGTTGGGCCAGTGGGGTGGCCGGCCACTGCCTGGCCTGCCGATGCGATTGTCCACACAGTTGGTGGGCTCGCCCCGTGTCTTTGGGCTCACCGGGCTGACGGCGGTCCTGGGTGAAACGGACCTGGCGGGAACGGTAAACGTGCGGCTCGACGGCGACCGGCCCGAGTTGCGCGCGAGCCTGGCATCAAAAGTGCTGGACCTGGTGCAACTAGCCGGTGCAAAGAACCCGGAAAGCCAGGCTGCCGATCCGCTGCCACGCAAGCCCGGTCTGCCGTTTGACGATACCCGCTTGCCGTTGCAGCCACTGGCGTTGTTGAACATGGACCTCGATTATTCTGCCGACGTCCTGAAACTGGAAAGCCGGCAGTTCAGGAGCCTGTCGTTTCACGCGCGCCTTGCCGATAGTGCGCTTGTCGTCGATTCCCTGCACGCCGTTGGCCTGGCTGGAGACATGAGGGGTGGGTTTTCGATCAGGCCACGTGCGGAGGAATCGGGCTCGGCGGACGTGTCTGTTAATGCCACGGCCAGCGGCCTACGCTTCAACCTGAGCCGCGACCTGGTGCCAGACCCCAACGCGCTTCCCACGATGGACTACGAGATCAATGCAAACGGCCATGGCAGCACCCTTTACCAGTTCTTGGAGCACCTGGAGGGGTCGTTTTACGCGGAAGTGGGCAGTGGCGAAGTTCCTGACAGCGTTCTCGCGGTCTTTGATGTCGGTTTACTTGAACAGGTCTTCAACACCATTTTGCCCGGGCGGGTCTCCGATCCGACGACCCGGCTGGCCTGTGCCGGTGCGCACTTTGTCGCACGCGATGGTGTGCTGCGGTCGGAGCCGGGCATGATGCTGGTGACCGACAAGGTCAGGATGTTTTCGCAAGGCGAAGTCAACCTGGGTGACGGAGGTATCGACCTCAGTTTCGAATCCTATGCCAACCGCATCTACCAGACCAATATTACCGAGGTGCTGGTTAACCCCTATATCCGGTTCACAGGCACGCTGGCACAGCCCAGGCTGGGTCTCGACACCAAGAAGGCCGTGTTCAGTGCAGGTCTTGCCATCGGCACCAGCGGCCTGTCGATCCTCGCGCGTGAACTGCTAGGCAGCGCCCAGCGCTCCACTGATCCATGCGCTGATAACCTGGCCATTTTGCGTAAATCCAGGCCGTCGCCCAGTGCAGGCAACCCGGACGACAACGACTAGAGCCGGGCGAACAGCCGGTCGATATCCTCCACGTCGTGGTATAACCCGAAGCCAAACCGCAACCGGTCTTCCCGGCTGTCGGTGATGACGCCCAGCTGGCGCAGGCGTTTCCGGTGGCTTAGCGCATCCGCGGTACGGAATGTCAGGAAATGTCCGAAGCTGCCTGTCCCCTGCTGGACGTGCAGCAGGTCTTCCAGCCCCAGGCCGAACAGGCCGCGTTCATCGACGCAGGCCATGAAATGTCGTTGCAGGTCACGGACATGCGCGTGGATCAATGGCACATCAATGCCCTCGTCGCGCCATAACGACAGGACGCCGTTAAGTCGAAAGATTCCGGACGGGTCAAAGGTCGCACCCAGGAACCGGCGCCCATCCGGGGCGTAGTTGACCGCGTCCTCGTGGGCGTCCAGTGCGTCGAATTCCGCGAACCAGCCGGTGTACAGGGGGCGCAGCGTATCGGCGGCGGCCGGCACGGTCATGAAACAGGCGCCTTCGCCAGACTGCAGGTACTTGTAGCCGCCGGCCAGGTAGATCACCCGGTCTTCGATAGCGCCCAGGTTGGTCGGCAGTGCGCCGCAGCCGTGGTAACCATCAATGACCACCAGGCTGTCCGCCGGGGCCTGGCCGGCCAGTTGCTCCATAAAGTCGATGGCCAGGCCGGAATTGAAGAACACCTGGCTGACGTAGATCATGTCCCAGCCACCTTCGCTGGCCCGGTCCAGGAAGCGTTTGCCGAAGTCACGGAATGGCAGGGTGGGCACCCGGTCAACGTGGATGTTGTCGTACTCCTCCAGCCTCAGCGCCTGGCGGCTGAAGCTGTAGAACTCGGAGTCGGTGCTGAGAATCCGCAGTGGCCGGCGCAGGTCGAAACAGGACACCAACCGGAAGAACAGGCTGTGGGTATTGGGTGCGAAGGCGATGCGGTTCGGGTCAGACAGGCCGAGCATGTACGCGAGTAAACTGCGCGTCTCTTCCTCCACCGGGTTGATGGCGCGCTCCCACTTTTCGTCGGCCCAGCAAAATGCCGCGTCGATGCAGTCCGATTGCGCCTCGCCGACGCGGTCCGGCCACAGGTGGTGGCTGTGCGCGGCGAAATGCAGGCGGTCTTCCATCGCGGCCAGGCTGCGCCGGTACAGCGGTTTGAAACTCCTCGTGGCCATGTGGGTCCCCCTGTTCGCTCGATACGGGTTTGCCGACTATAGTATCGTCCCGACTGGCACCCAGGACACGAGCAGGCATGGCACGAACCCATTTTCCAGGATTGAACGGCATGGGCGTTGCCCTTGCCCTGATGGCTTCCCTGCTGGCAACGGAGCTCCAGGCGCAGGACGACGCGCCGGCCTTTGCCCAGGGTCGCGTGATCGGCCAGGTGCCGGCGGTGCTGCCGCAGCGCGAGCGGCCACCGGTGATCAACCGCCTGGTCGAGGACCGGCTCGATACACTTTTGCCGAAGCTGATGCGTGAGACCGGCATCGACATGTGGCTGGTGATCAACCGCGAATACGCCGAAGACCCGGTGTACTTCACGCTGGTCCCGCATCCGGTGCACGCGGCCCGACGCACGACCATGCTGGTGTTTCATGACCGCGGTGAAGGGCAGGGCGTGGAGCGCCTGACCGTGAACCGTTACCCATTCGGGTCGATGTATGAATCGGCCTGGTCCGGCGGCAACCTGGACGAGCAGTGGCAAGGGCTGGCGGAACTGATCGCCGACCGGGACCCCGCCAGGATCGGTATCAATGTCAGCGAGACCTGGCCGGTGGCCGATGGGCTGACCTCGTCACTGCACCAGCGCCTTCGCAGCGAACTGGGGCCGGAACTGGGCGAGCGCCTGGTCAGCGCCGAGAACCTGGTGGTGCGCTGGATGGAGTCGCGCAGCGAGGCGGAACTGCAGGTCTACCCGCATATCGTCAGCATTGCCCGGGCGGTCATTGCCGAGGCATTTTCCGAGCAGGTCATCACGCCGGGCGCGACCACCACCGACGAAGTCGCCTGGTACATCGCCGAGCGCTTCGCGGCCCTGGAACTGCCGATCTGGTTCATGCCCTACGTGAATATCCAGCGGGCCGAATTCGAGTGCGGCGACAATGACCCCTTCTGCGGTCGTTCCAACGAAGTGATTCTTCCTGGTGATGTGCTGCACACCGATGTCGGCGTCTGCTACCTGCTGTTGTGCACCGATACCCAGGAAATGGGCTACGTGCTGCGCCCGGACGAGACCGAGGTGCCGGCCGGCTTGCGCCGCGCGCTGGCGGCGGGCAACCGCTGGCAGGACCTGCTGACCGCGAATTTCGCCAGCGGCCGCACCGGCAACGAGATCCTGGCCGCCACGCGGGACGACTGCGAACGCGAGGACCTGCGCTGCCTGACCTACACCCACCCTATCGGCTTCAACGGCCACGGCGTGGGGCCGACCATTGGCATGTGGGACAACCAGGGCCCGACCCCGGTACGGGGTGACTGGAAACTGTCCGCGCACACGGCCCATTCCATCGAGGGCAGCGTCCGCAGCCCGGTGGACGAGTGGAATGGCCAGGACGTGGCCATCAAGCTGGAGCAGGATGCCGTATTCGATGGCGAAGGCGTGTGGTACCTGGCCGGCCGCCAGACCGAATGGCTGGTGGTACGCTAGGGCGGTGACCTCGACGCCCCACACGGCTTCACCCCACGACTGGCTGGCCGAGCTGGTGGCCCGACATGGCCCGGGCTTACGGGCCTACCTGTCCCGTTTCGCCCAGTCCAGCGCCGATGTCGAGGACTGGGTGCAGGAGGCATTGCTCAAAGTTTGCGCGGCCGGGCTCGACCGCGAAATCGACAACCCACGTGCCTACCTGTTCAGCGTGGCGCGCAACGTGGCGCTCGGGCGGCTGGAGCATCGCCGGGTGCGATTCTCCGCACGCTTTGACCTGGAACTCGCGGCCCGGACCCGCTCCGAAGCACCGCCGGTGCACGAGGCGGCCCAGACCGACCGTGACGTGCGGCAGCTGCGGGCGGCCATCGAGCGCCTGCCGGCGCGCTGTCGCGAAGTCTTCGTGTTGTGCAAGATCCACGGGTTTTCACAGAAGGAAACCAGCCAGATCCTGGGTATTTCCACCAGCACCATCGAGAAGCACCTGTCCAGGGGGCTGAAACAGTGTCGCGCCATGCTGCTGGGTGAGGCCGCGCAGGATGCAGCCACGCCGGCCCCGGCCGGGCGATTGCTGCGGAGGGTGTCGCGGTGAGTGATCAGCGCGCCCACGAGGAAGCCAGCGAATGGATCGTGCGGCTCGACGCCGACAACGTGACGGCGGCCGAGCGCAGCGCCTTCGTCCGCTGGCTGAACCGCTCGGCGGAGAATGCCGATGCCTACCAGGCGATGTCGACGCTGTGGGCGCGCATGGATGCGCTCAACCTGGGCCGCCCGGATGCTTTCGGCGAAGCAATGCCTGCCAGGCAGGAACGGCCGCGCGGCGAAACGCCGTGGTACCTGGGCTATCGCGTGGCGGTGGCCGCGTCGCTGGCGGTCATCAGCCTGGTGCTGGTCGCCGTGATGGTGGGGCCGGCGACCATGGGTACGGCGCAACCGATGCACTTTGTCACGCCCCTCAACAGTGGCCACTATTTCGAAGCCGTGGATGGCTCCAGCGTGACCATCGAGCCGGGAACCACGGCGACGCTCCGTTACACGGCCGGCCGCCGTGTGCTGGACCTGGCGCAGGGCACCGTGTGGGTTGATGTCGTCCACGACCCGCAACGGCCATATACCGTCAGGGTTGGCGAGCAGACGGTGACTGCGTTGGGCACACGGTTCAGCGTCAGCGCCGATGCCACGGGAACACGGGTTCGAGTTGCCGAGGGGCGGGTCCGGTTCACCGCACGCTCCGGGCAGGGCGGCCGTCGCGGCGCTAACCTTGATGAAGCTGGAGCGGAAAGCATCGAACTGGTGGCCGGGCAGTACCTGGGCTATCACGACGGTGTGGCCACGGTGTCCTTCGATCACCAGCGTGACGAGGAGGCGCGCGAATTCGAGTAGCGGATTTTTCCGTGCCAGCCGTCTAGGTAAAGGAGAACGGCTCAAAAGGCAGGTCCTGTTCACGCAACGTGGCAGGCTACATTGGAGAAATCATGCACAGTCAACACAACACGAAAGGCTCATCCCGGGTGCAAGGCACCCTGTCCCGAACCCCGAGGTTTTCACTGGCCCTGGCCTGCTCGCTCGCACTGTTGCCGCTGTCCGGCCCGGCGCTGGCGCAGGACACGAATGACGATGAGGACGTCGACAGGGTGCTCGAAGAAGTCGTCGTCACCGGCACGCAGATCCGTGGCGCGTCCATCAATGAGGCGCTATCGGTCTCAGTGATCTCATCAGACGACATCGAGGCACTCGGTATCAGCTCCGGCGACGAACTGCTGGATGTCATCCCCGAGCAGGGGCAGAACTTTTTCAACGAGGCGGAGAACATCGCCGGCGGCGTCAACGCGGCCCGCGGCGACATCGGCGCCTTCAACCTGCGCAATATCGGCACCGGCAACACCCTGGTGCTGATGAACGGTCGCCGCGTGGTGAACGCCGCCAGCTACCAGACCGAGGAAGTGGGTGGCAGTTTCGTGCCGGTGGCGACCGCCAACTCGGCCGCGATCCCGGTGTTCGGCCTCGACCGCCTGGAGGTGCTGCGTGACGGCGCCTCGGCCATCTACGGCGCTGATGCCGTGGCCGGTGTCGTCAACACCGTCATGCGCGACGATTACGAGGGCCTGACCGTCAGCGGCCGCTGGCAGACCTATGACAACATTCCGCGTGACGACTACACCGCGACGGTGGAATGGGGCGGCTCTTTCAACAGTGGCCGCACCTACGCCGGGCTGTTCGCCACGTTTTACCATCGCGACCGCGTCAATTCGCAGGACGACGAGAAATGGGCGGACTCGGATTACCGTCGGTTGATCCCGGAAGGCTCGCCCTGGGAAGGTGATACCGCGTTCCGGAACGACAGCGCGAACTCGCTCTGGGGCCAGTTC
This sequence is a window from Marinihelvus fidelis. Protein-coding genes within it:
- a CDS encoding aminotransferase class V-fold PLP-dependent enzyme — its product is MATRSFKPLYRRSLAAMEDRLHFAAHSHHLWPDRVGEAQSDCIDAAFCWADEKWERAINPVEEETRSLLAYMLGLSDPNRIAFAPNTHSLFFRLVSCFDLRRPLRILSTDSEFYSFSRQALRLEEYDNIHVDRVPTLPFRDFGKRFLDRASEGGWDMIYVSQVFFNSGLAIDFMEQLAGQAPADSLVVIDGYHGCGALPTNLGAIEDRVIYLAGGYKYLQSGEGACFMTVPAAADTLRPLYTGWFAEFDALDAHEDAVNYAPDGRRFLGATFDPSGIFRLNGVLSLWRDEGIDVPLIHAHVRDLQRHFMACVDERGLFGLGLEDLLHVQQGTGSFGHFLTFRTADALSHRKRLRQLGVITDSREDRLRFGFGLYHDVEDIDRLFARL
- a CDS encoding M24 family metallopeptidase yields the protein MGVALALMASLLATELQAQDDAPAFAQGRVIGQVPAVLPQRERPPVINRLVEDRLDTLLPKLMRETGIDMWLVINREYAEDPVYFTLVPHPVHAARRTTMLVFHDRGEGQGVERLTVNRYPFGSMYESAWSGGNLDEQWQGLAELIADRDPARIGINVSETWPVADGLTSSLHQRLRSELGPELGERLVSAENLVVRWMESRSEAELQVYPHIVSIARAVIAEAFSEQVITPGATTTDEVAWYIAERFAALELPIWFMPYVNIQRAEFECGDNDPFCGRSNEVILPGDVLHTDVGVCYLLLCTDTQEMGYVLRPDETEVPAGLRRALAAGNRWQDLLTANFASGRTGNEILAATRDDCEREDLRCLTYTHPIGFNGHGVGPTIGMWDNQGPTPVRGDWKLSAHTAHSIEGSVRSPVDEWNGQDVAIKLEQDAVFDGEGVWYLAGRQTEWLVVR
- a CDS encoding RNA polymerase sigma factor — translated: MTSTPHTASPHDWLAELVARHGPGLRAYLSRFAQSSADVEDWVQEALLKVCAAGLDREIDNPRAYLFSVARNVALGRLEHRRVRFSARFDLELAARTRSEAPPVHEAAQTDRDVRQLRAAIERLPARCREVFVLCKIHGFSQKETSQILGISTSTIEKHLSRGLKQCRAMLLGEAAQDAATPAPAGRLLRRVSR
- a CDS encoding FecR family protein, which produces MSDQRAHEEASEWIVRLDADNVTAAERSAFVRWLNRSAENADAYQAMSTLWARMDALNLGRPDAFGEAMPARQERPRGETPWYLGYRVAVAASLAVISLVLVAVMVGPATMGTAQPMHFVTPLNSGHYFEAVDGSSVTIEPGTTATLRYTAGRRVLDLAQGTVWVDVVHDPQRPYTVRVGEQTVTALGTRFSVSADATGTRVRVAEGRVRFTARSGQGGRRGANLDEAGAESIELVAGQYLGYHDGVATVSFDHQRDEEAREFE